The Henckelia pumila isolate YLH828 chromosome 2, ASM3356847v2, whole genome shotgun sequence genome includes a window with the following:
- the LOC140882010 gene encoding uncharacterized protein, with product MDVVARKVRRVSASVESFPSLVKFRSPLQHLENISRGANEPSRTSPVAQESPQKRKHHCHESVINLIRHEKDPQRALQLFNRVTNQKGFNHNHNTYAIILHKLARCKKYELLDAVLHQMTYDTCKFQEGIFINLMMHFSKSSMHERVLEMFHRILPIVRAKPSLKAISTCLNLLVDADQIEMARAFLLSTRKDFKLEPNTCIFNILVKHHCKKGDLGYAFEVVKEMEKSKLSCPNLITYSTLIDCLCESGRLEEAIALFEEMVSKHQILPDALTYNLLINGFCRSGKTDRALKIMKFMKKNESSPNVFNYSSLMNGFCQEGRPEEAKETLVEMKGAGLKPDAVVYTTLINYFCRAKRTDEAIQLLEEMKRNDCRPDVVTMNVILRGLCEEGRSNEAITMLMRLPVGGIYLNKASYRIVLNCLCKEGKLEKAVGLLDLMLRRGFLPHFGTSNELIVQLCKAGKVNDAAIQLSGLVEMGFEPEPNTWSVLIDLISRERKLLPAFKLLDELLINFD from the coding sequence ATGGATGTGGTTGCCAGAAAAGTTCGCCGCGTCTCCGCGAGTGTTGAATCATTCCCATCTTTAGTCAAGTTTCGCTCTCCTCTCCAACACCTTGAGAACATATCACGGGGAGCAAATGAACCATCTAGAACTAGCCCTGTGGCCCAAGAGTCCCCTCAGAAAAGAAAGCATCATTGTCATGAATCTGTCATCAATTTGATAAGGCATGAGAAAGATCCACAAAGAGCTCTACAATTGTTTAACAGAGTTACGAATCAGAAGGGCTTTAATCATAACCACAACACCTATGCTATCATTCTCCACAAGCTTGCTCGATGCAAGAAATATGAGCTCCTTGATGCGGTTCTTCATCAGATGACCTACGACACCTGCAAATTTCAGGAAGGCATATTCATCAATCTCATGATGCATTTCTCCAAATCATCTATGCATGAAAGAGTTCTTGAAATGTTTCACAGGATTCTGCCGATTGTACGTGCAAAGCCATCTCTCAAAGCCATTAGTACGTGCCTTAATCTTCTGGTTGATGCAGATCAAATTGAAATGGCAAGGGCATTCCTTTTGAGTACTCGAAAAGACTTTAAATTGGAGCCAAATACGTGTATTTTCAACATTTTGGTCAAACATCATTGCAAGAAAGGAGATTTAGGATATGCTTTTGAGGTGGTAAAAGAGATGGAGAAGTCTAAATTGTCTTGTCCAAATTTGATCACCTATTCAACTCTGATAGACTGTCTTTGTGAAAGTGGCAGACTAGAAGAAGCAATTGCTCTGTTCGAGGAAATGGTCTCCAAACATCAGATATTACCTGATGCCTTGACTTACAATCTCTTGATTAATGGGTTTTGTCGTAGTGGGAAAACTGATAGAGCCTTGAAAATAATGAAGTTCATGAAGAAAAATGAAAGCAGCCCAAATGTGTTCAATTATTCAAGTTTGATGAATGGGTTTTGTCAGGAGGGAAGACCTGAGGAGGCCAAAGAAACTTTGGTTGAGATGAAAGGTGCTGGTCTGAAACCTGATGCTGTTGTTTATACTACCTTAATTAATTACTTTTGTAGGGCTAAGAGAACTGATGAAGCTATTCAGCTGCTTGAAGAAATGAAAAGAAATGACTGCCGGCCAGATGTGGTTACAATGAATGTGATTCTCCGGGGATTGTGTGAAGAAGGCAGATCGAATGAGGCTATCACCATGCTTATGAGATTACCTGTTGGTGGTATTTATCTAAATAAGGCTAGCTATCGAATTGTTCTAAATTGCTTGTGCAAGGAAGGTAAATTGGAGAAGGCGGTAGGGTTGTTGGATCTGATGTTGCGCAGAGGTTTTCTGCCACACTTTGGTACATCGAATGAATTAATAGTTCAGCTCTGTAAGGCTGGAAAAGTAAACGATGCTGCGATACAATTGTCTGGATTGGTGGAAATGGGGTTTGAGCCAGAGCCTAATACATGGAGTGTGCTAATTGATTTGATTTCCAGAGAGAGAAAGCTATTACCTGCGTTTAAGCTCCTTGATGAGCTGCTGATCAACTTCGATTGA
- the LOC140882091 gene encoding uncharacterized protein gives MGELVKQILAKPIQLSDQVIKAAENAGSFKQECSELKSKTERLAGLLRQVARASNELYDRPTRRIIEDTQQALDKTLSLVLKCHGNGLIKRVFTIIPTAAFRKVSNQMENSIGDVSWLLRVSAPADDRLDEYLGLPPIAANEPILYLIWEQIAMLYTGSIDDRADAAASLVSLARDNDRYGKLIIEEGGIGPLLKLLKDGKLEGQEYAARAIGLLGKDPESVEHLIHAGVCSVFVKILKEGPMKVQAVVAWATSELAAHYPKCQDLFAQHNIIRLLVSHLAFETVEEHSKYAVVSKATSVHAAVVLASSNNKNGDVTGTSFGGKDGGLLKGNHVEDERSLIPHPLGNKHPNQMHNVVSSTMALKGGNGKINNHHPPPTLYSVSVSSNKAREMEDPGTKSDMKEMAARALWKLAKGNSPICRSITESRALLCFAVLLDKGTKKVQYNSAMALMEITAVAEEDADLRKSAFKPNSPACKAVVDQLFRIIEKADSESELLVPCIKSIGNLARTFRATETRMISPLVSLLDDPEVEVSKEACVALTKFACSDNYLRVDHSKAIIGAGGAKHLVQLVYLGEQVVQKQALILLSYVALHVPDSEEFAQTEVLTVLEWASKQTVLMQDGQVEELSMEAIGKLELYQSRGPRVFNKV, from the coding sequence ATGGGGGAATTGGTGAAGCAGATCTTAGCGAAACCGATTCAGCTATCGGATCAAGTGATTAAAGCTGCGGAAAATGCGGGGTCCTTCAAGCAGGAATGCTCGGAACTCAAGTCTAAAACCGAGAGGCTCGCCGGGCTCCTCCGGCAGGTGGCGCGTGCCAGCAACGAACTGTACGACCGGCCCACGCGCCGCATAATCGAGGACACCCAGCAGGCACTGGACAAGACCTTGTCCCTTGTCCTGAAATGCCACGGCAATGGCCTGATAAAACGCGTTTTCACCATTATACCTACCGCCGCCTTCCGCAAGGTTTCAAACCAAATGGAAAACTCCATCGGAGACGTGTCTTGGCTCCTCCGAGTCTCCGCTCCCGCCGACGATCGCCTCGACGAGTACCTCGGTCTCCCACCCATCGCCGCCAACGAGCCGATCCTCTACCTCATATGGGAGCAGATCGCCATGTTGTACACAGGCTCCATCGACGATCGAGCAGACGCCGCAGCTTCACTGGTTTCCTTAGCCCGAGACAACGATCGCTACGGGAAATTGATAATCGAGGAAGGAGGAATCGGACCCTTGTTGAAATTACTGAAAGACGGGAAACTAGAAGGCCAGGAGTATGCTGCAAGGGCCATTGGGCTCCTTGGAAAAGATCCAGAAAGCGTGGAACACTTGATACACGCTGGTGTTTGCTCAGTGTTTGTGAAAATCCTCAAAGAAGGCCCCATGAAAGTACAGGCGGTGGTCGCCTGGGCTACATCGGAACTCGCAGCCCATTACCCCAAATGCCAGGATCTTTTCGCGCAGCACAATATAATACGTTTACTCGTTAGCCATCTAGCTTTCGAGACCGTGGAGGAGCATAGCAAGTATGCTGTCGTCAGCAAGGCCACGTCCGTCCACGCAGCTGTTGTTCTTGCTAGTAGCAATAACAAGAATGGTGATGTTACTGGCACTAGTTTTGGTGGCAAAGATGGTGGTTTACTGAAGGGGAATCACGTGGAAGATGAAAGGAGTTTGATTCCTCATCCTTTAGGGAACAAGCATCCTAATCAAATGCATAATGTGGTTTCGAGTACAATGGCTCTTAAGGGTGGCAATGGGAAGATCAATAACCACCATCCTCCCCCGACACTTTATTCTGTTTCTGTTTCGAGTAATAAAGCTAGAGAAATGGAGGATCCTGGCACTAAATCTGACATGAAAGAAATGGCAGCAAGAGCCCTTTGGAAACTGGCCAAAGGGAACTCGCCAATCTGTCGAAGCATAACAGAATCAAGAGCTTTGTTGTGCTTCGCGGTTCTTTTGGATAAAGGGACTAAAAAAGTTCAGTACAATTCAGCTATGGCGTTAATGGAGATCACAGCCGTGGCGGAAGAAGACGCCGACTTAAGAAAATCTGCGTTCAAGCCCAATTCGCCGGCTTGTAAAGCTGTCGTCGATCAACTGTTTAGAATAATTGAGAAAGCGGATTCTGAATCTGAACTACTTGTTCCATGTATCAAATCTATTGGGAATTTGGCCAGGACTTTCAGGGCCACTGAAACGAGAATGATAAGCCCTTTAGTGAGTCTTCTTGATGATCCTGAAGTCGAGGTTTCAAAGGAAGCTTGTGTCGCACTTACAAAATTTGCTTGTTCTGATAATTATCTACGTGTTGATCATTCGAAAGCGATAATCGGGGCTGGAGGGGCCAAGCATCTGGTTCAGCTAGTGTACTTAGGAGAACAGGTCGTGCAGAAACAGGCATTGATTCTGCTTagttatgttgcattgcatgTGCCAGACAGTGAAGAATTTGCTCAAACAGAGGTGTTGACTGTGCTCGAATGGGCGTCGAAACAAACAGTTTTGATGCAAGATGGTCAAGTTGAGGAGTTGTCAATGGAGGCCATTGGGAAGCTGGAGCTTTATCAGTCAAGAGGACCAAGGGTATTCAATAAAGTCTGA
- the LOC140883107 gene encoding protein ANTHESIS POMOTING FACTOR 1 isoform X2, whose translation MAGGQSEREDNVSLELTEEILQSMEVGMAFRDYNGRISSMDFHRTSNYLVTASDDESIRLYDVSSATCLKTINSKKYGVDLVSFTSHPTTVIYSSKNGWDESLRLLSLHDNKYLRYFKGHHDRVVSLSFCSRKDCFISGSLDRTVLLWDQRSEKCQGLLRVQGRPAAAYDDQGLVFAIAFGGYIRMFDARKYEKGPFDIYSLGGDVSEANVVKFSNDGRLMLLTSSNGHIHVLDSFRGALLSTYNVKPVSSKSTLEASFSPEGMFLVSGSGDGSVYVWSVRSGKEVASWMSTEAEPPVIKWAPGSLMFTTGSSELSFWIPDLSKLAAYVGRK comes from the exons ATGGCGG GAGGGCAATCGGAGCGAGAAGACAATGTTTCATTGGAACTCACTGAAGAAATCCTTCAGAGCATGGAAGTTGGGATGGCCTTTCGTGATTAT AATGGTAGAATTAGTTCAATGGATTTTCATAGGACTTCAAATTATTTGGTAACTGCTAGTGATGATGAATCAATTCGCCTGTACGATGTCTCCAGCGCAAC TTGTCTGAAGACAATCAACAGCAAAAAATATGGAGTTGATTTAGTTAGCTTCACCTCTCACCCAACCACTGTTATTTATTCCTCAAAGAATGGATGGGATG AATCTCTTAGGCTTTTGTCATTGCACGACAACAAATACCTGAGGTATTTCAAAGGTCATCATGACAG GGTTGTTTCCCTGAGCTTTTGCTCTCGAAAAGATTGTTTTATATCAGGATCTCTTGATCGAACTGTTTTACTTTGGGATCAAAGATCAGAGAAATGCCAG GGTCTTCTACGTGTTCAGGGAAGACCAGCTGCAGCTTATGATGACCAGGGACTTGTATTTGCTATTGCATTTGGAGGCTATATAAGGATGTTTGATgctcgaaaatatgaaaag GGCCCTTTTGACATTTATTCTCTTGGAGGAGACGTTTCAGAAGCAAATGTTGTGAAGTTCAGTAATGATGGAAGACTTATGCTTCTGACATCCTCGAATGGGCATATTCATGTGCTTGATTCCTTTCGGGGAGCCCTA TTATCGACATATAATGTCAAGCCAGTTTCAAGTAAATCTACTTTGGAGGCATCTTTCAGCCCTGAAGGAATGTTTCTCGTATCAG GCTCTGGTGATGGTAGTGTTTATGTTTGGAGTGTTCGAAGTGGTAAAGAA GTAGCCAGTTGGATGAGTACTGAAGCTGAACCACCTGTAATAAAATGGGCTCCTGGAAGCTTAATGTTTACAACAGGGTCATCGGAATTATCATTTTGGATTCCAGACTTGTCTAAATTAGCAGCTTATGTTGGAAGGAAATAA
- the LOC140883107 gene encoding protein ANTHESIS POMOTING FACTOR 1 isoform X1, with the protein MAVLFSFLVQFSIDFSIEKGGQSEREDNVSLELTEEILQSMEVGMAFRDYNGRISSMDFHRTSNYLVTASDDESIRLYDVSSATCLKTINSKKYGVDLVSFTSHPTTVIYSSKNGWDESLRLLSLHDNKYLRYFKGHHDRVVSLSFCSRKDCFISGSLDRTVLLWDQRSEKCQGLLRVQGRPAAAYDDQGLVFAIAFGGYIRMFDARKYEKGPFDIYSLGGDVSEANVVKFSNDGRLMLLTSSNGHIHVLDSFRGALLSTYNVKPVSSKSTLEASFSPEGMFLVSGSGDGSVYVWSVRSGKEVASWMSTEAEPPVIKWAPGSLMFTTGSSELSFWIPDLSKLAAYVGRK; encoded by the exons ATGGCAGTACTTTTTAGTTTTTTGGTTCAATTTTCTATTGATTTTTCCATTGAAAAAGGAGGGCAATCGGAGCGAGAAGACAATGTTTCATTGGAACTCACTGAAGAAATCCTTCAGAGCATGGAAGTTGGGATGGCCTTTCGTGATTAT AATGGTAGAATTAGTTCAATGGATTTTCATAGGACTTCAAATTATTTGGTAACTGCTAGTGATGATGAATCAATTCGCCTGTACGATGTCTCCAGCGCAAC TTGTCTGAAGACAATCAACAGCAAAAAATATGGAGTTGATTTAGTTAGCTTCACCTCTCACCCAACCACTGTTATTTATTCCTCAAAGAATGGATGGGATG AATCTCTTAGGCTTTTGTCATTGCACGACAACAAATACCTGAGGTATTTCAAAGGTCATCATGACAG GGTTGTTTCCCTGAGCTTTTGCTCTCGAAAAGATTGTTTTATATCAGGATCTCTTGATCGAACTGTTTTACTTTGGGATCAAAGATCAGAGAAATGCCAG GGTCTTCTACGTGTTCAGGGAAGACCAGCTGCAGCTTATGATGACCAGGGACTTGTATTTGCTATTGCATTTGGAGGCTATATAAGGATGTTTGATgctcgaaaatatgaaaag GGCCCTTTTGACATTTATTCTCTTGGAGGAGACGTTTCAGAAGCAAATGTTGTGAAGTTCAGTAATGATGGAAGACTTATGCTTCTGACATCCTCGAATGGGCATATTCATGTGCTTGATTCCTTTCGGGGAGCCCTA TTATCGACATATAATGTCAAGCCAGTTTCAAGTAAATCTACTTTGGAGGCATCTTTCAGCCCTGAAGGAATGTTTCTCGTATCAG GCTCTGGTGATGGTAGTGTTTATGTTTGGAGTGTTCGAAGTGGTAAAGAA GTAGCCAGTTGGATGAGTACTGAAGCTGAACCACCTGTAATAAAATGGGCTCCTGGAAGCTTAATGTTTACAACAGGGTCATCGGAATTATCATTTTGGATTCCAGACTTGTCTAAATTAGCAGCTTATGTTGGAAGGAAATAA